Proteins from one Bombus affinis isolate iyBomAffi1 chromosome 1, iyBomAffi1.2, whole genome shotgun sequence genomic window:
- the LOC126921095 gene encoding protein KIAA0100, with protein MTGLVALCMTCFILYCSFTWVIPRFLAWLVKRRYKIYLRVGHISLPYFILRDVNISKNGFTLQVEEISIRSSLFSSDVAKLLAVIMKDVRINKDVPIKPVQIIRKPRKPMDFQNKKIPPIIITFVQFMAVHIENLSLLVLGNGWLANGSAESLTLDGSVVHGARTLLASAAIIGGAMKLLRHASDACLSQISFAGTAEATLKAQGELSVEKLYIGITQTEGSGGAGLITFFKDRSSLTNAASSYSDARVDPSTNLLARLAPVIPKDFILKVGNSSIITGREDGVVLGLEGTMKGLQISTKFQPSDMLLNFTLNLDGLSIRSKLPVLTLRSLIVNSKMEQDVLQIATQISNLSIIYDHKDWESILCNTDNEVSRPVDSITLKNKLPWLDIRVNTELYDSSLCIKLLDVHEASCGVAHMKFSLNTLTDIIDSWNTELVVESLYCTLNGSNTIISETSHRWGTPLSIGVLLATTRTNAIGIAVDALVTEWSLELARFLKEAYKCCQMYNRRAETMKNTKKSDSVVQLNLKITNCNLFFIAENNLSVMMRLDTANLEHNTKRLVVVTEGVSAITLNKNEPIVCQHAQALAHPFLAIRKCKSAVTSEAINISLDGTSLAWSPNLHLRLLQLWLESADFRSIISGDSSTYTTQDEDTDKQQKRLIDILATGGISLSIDISPKHFLELSSDQLRWTQGEWRLNYMRVTLDMADIIMIEGFELIRVFSSEEVRLERQSNEGFVLDWNETWMLNIESIKACFPYEHQFTDAIQNELFSIKKWLKEIHSSSSSSSSSSSSSSSSSSSSFSSSSSSSSSQGKEKRLPCDLIIKIKEWIFEVSDDPFEVRLRDNYELLEDEYKESLKRQAMLDTKVQELCRAHLLLPQGKVEELYASLNKKNAEIYVQRWKQMQRAGPARTRLFAWSMSDIEILALVDPSIDGMENATRALREMDAETPWPEDGLEFSTLWVRGISLKCAEWKLQLRDFPQPLLLVESLSVWGRLAGAEALAPPRARRTVRIEIGAPWEDIVVERGMTSLKYYHDLNWDIDKFRYAFGPCWEPVIAQCNLSFEKIIHPSRDPSPPLPFWDKMRLALHGRLTLCVKQLTVLLHGSLDPYNTTEEMELTWTGLELDWTQGRIIVKGDLDVYVRTASKYDDCRLLHLPNVRLSIKLAWVCLGDPRDHHAAIPCAPDRLPEYSSNQEHDSFRAFRSQNLNVSLSLETKPTGSPALASAPTALLYGSTLRWFENLKLILSGATRPTRKGPLFKNIRPRKKQLSRHYRKVRLTLAFHQFHVSYWMSFAMQRGFEVTGGRVVCSCEHNLSLHPIDDGLIHRPRAEWSVVYMNCELSDAEIWLKSALHEDKESASLRQPVEKCYCLSVARVSYGREAMVTGVTGGDTPTHRLVVHDLKGAWTKTNRDVAFALFDSFIKTQQLKKNLSTAALKGFHRESSSTPHKNRTRSVEVQNVATQVNASSATKPQQGEAVGMLQRLIAEAANKPVAFSDDLSVQTRGQQLRGLAACHQDDVLHKNWLIALVNSQVLLKGIETRGYVILSAAKAEILQRVHQPVWKERTLVSKTTWVGSLECMQYYATVSANIDENIDDNIMWLTLDNIQEKDSTVIAGLPDVPALVGSGQSVGGVVSQTVGGGGGPQHQLQRIVSRCKCEFFYVGYGQALDVGSIDQVPPPPREEVSPWERKDLSAADAFTLMHHDLDVCTNSLQYAMILDIVNNLLLYVEPRRKEASERLQRMRFQLQLHSVEDQKRPIQQLQNTVRGLVAKLRRLERETYLVQKALAEESSPELLAEMERLEARVFECKEQLGAKAEELDVMLSCYKETTAPTTASTTLKDKPAAVARVAEICFKHAQWRLTDADGQLGIADLILTNFLYTKTSKTDDSVEHLLELGYVRMTNLLPNQIYTEVLTPTELQSNMPVDRQRALRVFCREKAPVAGISVKEHFEINVVPLTIGLTKKFFNTMLKFCFPERDPEGIEEPPAPQRDSSFYVPIERRDDVEKMKERADKNKLFIYIKIPEVPVRVSYKGNKEKNLEDVRDFALVIPTLEYHNVTWTWLDLLLAMKSDSRRVILSQAIKQKLQIKPRGPQEESAPQEEDKARLLLGARHLPGDVRKKSVFKFK; from the exons ATGACTGGTTTAGTCGCCTTGTGTATGACTTGTTTCATTCTCTATTGTAGTTTTACTTG GGTGATACCAAGGTTCTTGGCATGGTTAGTAAAGAGACGATACAAAATTTATCTACGTGTTGGTCACATTTCATTaccatattttatattacgggacgtaaatatttcgaaaaatggCTTTACATTG CAAGTGGAAGAGATCAGTATAAGAAGCAGTCTTTTTAGCAGTGATGTCGCAAAACTTTTAGCTGTCATTATGAAGGATGTCAGAATCAATAAAGATGTTCCAATAAAACCTGTACAGATAATAAGAAAACCAAGGAAGCCAATggattttcaaaataaaaaaattccacCGATAATTATAACTTTTGTACAA TTTATGGCTGTTCATATAGAAAATTTAAGTCTTCTGGTTTTGGGTAATGGTTGGCTAGCTAATGGAAGTGCAGAGAGTCTGACTTTAGATGGTAGTGTTGTTCATGGAGCTCGTACTCTTCTTGCATCTGCTGCTATCATAGGTGGTGCCATGAAATTGTTACGTCATGCATCAGACGCTTGTCTTTCACAGATATCCTTCGCTGGAACTGCCGAAGCGACTCTGAAAGCGCAAGGGGAACTTTCGGTAGAG aaattgTACATCGGAATAACGCAGACAGAGGGTTCTGGAGGAGCAGGTCTCATTACATTCTTCAAAGACAGAAGTTCGTTAACTAATGCTGCATCTTCGTATTCAGATGCACGTGTCGATCCTTCTACTAATCTCTTAGCTCGGTTAGCACCAGTTATACCAAAG gaTTTTATCCTGAAAGTGGGTAATTCTTCCATAATTACGGGTAGAGAAGATGGCGTAGTACTTGGTTTGGAAGGTACAATGAAGGGTTTGCAAATTAGCACGAAATTCCAACCATCTGACATGCTATTAAATTTCACCTTAAATTTGGATGGATTATCAATTCGTAGTAAACTCCCTGTTTTGACATTACGATCGTTAATAGTAAATTCAAAG ATGGAGCAAGACGTTTTACAAATTGCTACACAGATCAGTAATCTTTCTATTATTTATGATCATAAAGATTGGGAGTCGATATTGTGTAATACCGATAATGAAGTTTCAAGACCTGTcgatagtataacgttaaaaaataaattaccaTGGTTAGACATTAGAGTAAATACTGAACTTTATGATTCGTCGTTATGCATCAAATTATTGGATGTTCACGAAGCTTCGTGTGGTGTAGCACATATGAAATTTTCGCTAAATACACTTACAG aTATAATAGATAGTTGGAACACAGAGTTAGTAGTGGAATCTTTGTATTGTACCTTAAATGGTTCCAATACCATTATTTCGGAAACATCTCATCGATGGGGAACGCCTTTGTCTATCGGAGTATTATTAGCTACGACCCGTACCAATGCCATAGGGATTGCCGTTGATGCTCTTGTAACTGAATGGAGTTTGGAACTAGCTAGATTTCTTAAAGAGGCATACAA ATGTTGCCAAATGTACAATAGAAGAGCCGAAACaatgaaaaatacgaaaaagTCGGATAGCGTTGTTCAATTAAATCTCAAAATTACAAATTGTAATTTGTTCTTTATCGCAGAAAACAatc TCTCTGTCATGATGCGTTTGGATACTGCAAATTTAGAGCACAATACAAAACGATTAGTGGTCGTAACAGAGGGTGTTAGCGCGATCACATTGAATAAAAACGAACCAATTGTCTGTCAGCACGCACAAGCATTGGCACATCCATTTTTAGCTATAAGGAAGTGCAAAAGTGCAGTTACATCTGAAGCGATAAATATTAGTTTAGATGGTACCAGTCTAGCGTGGAGTCCAAATTTACATCTTCGCCTCTTACAACTTTGGTTGGAGTCTGCAGATTTTAGATCAATTATAAGTGGAGACTCATCGACATATACTACTCAAG ATGAAGACACTGATAAACAGCAAAAACGATTAATAGATATATTGGCTACTGGTGGAATCAGTTTATCTATAGATATTTCTCCGAAACACTTTTTAGAGCTTTCATCGGACCAGTTACGTTGGACGCAAGGAGAATGGAGACTTAATTATATGCGTGTAACTTTAGATATGGCTGATATAATTATGATCGAAGGTTTCGAATTAATCAGAGTATTCAGCAGCGAAGAAGTGCGACTAGAACGACAAAGTAACGAAGGTTTTGTTTTGGATTGGAACGAAACTTGGATGCTCAACATCGAATCAATAAAAGCTTGCTTTCCTTACGAACATCAATTTACTGACGCGATTCAGAATGAATTATTCAGTATAAAAAAATGGTTAAAAGAAATTCattcatcgtcgtcgtcgtcgtcgtcatcgtcatcgtcgtcatcgtcgtcatcgtcgtcatctttctcttcttcatcgtcatcgtcatcgaGTCAGGGAAAAGAAAAGCGTTTACCGTGCGATTTAATTATAAAA ATTAAAGAATGGATATTCGAAGTAAGCGATGATCCGTTTGAAGTACGTTTACGAGATAATTACGAATTATTGGAGGACGAATATAAAGAGAGCTTGAAAAGGCAAGCAATGCTTGATACTAAAGTGCAAGAACTCTGTCGAGCGCATTTGTTACTTCCTCAAGGTAAAGTTGAGGAACTGTACGCtagtttaaataaaaaaaatgcgGAGATATATGTACAACGGTGGAAACAAATGCAGCGCGCCGGTCCAGCTAGAACGCGTCTGTTTGCTTGGTCTATGTCGGATATCGAGATATTGGCTTTAGTCGACCCATCGATCGACGGTATGGAAAATGCAACGAGGGCTCTTCGAGAAATGGACGCGGAAACTCCCTGGCCAGAAGATGGTCTTGAATTCAGTACCTTATGGGTAAGAGGAATCAGTTTAAAGTGCGCcgaatggaaattacaattgCGGGATTTCCCGCAACCGTTACTGTTGGTTGAAAGTTTAAGCGTTTGGGGTAGACTAGCTGGCGCAGAAGCTTTGGCACCGCCACGAGCCAGGCGAACTGTGAGAATTGAAATCGGTGCTCCTTGGGAGGATATTGTCGTGGAAAGAGGCATGACATCTTTGAAGTATTATCACGATCTGAACTGGGATATCGACAAGTTCAGATATGCGTTTGGGCCTTGTTGGGAACCAGTTATAGCGCAATGTAATCTCAGTTTCGAGAAAATCATCCATCCGTCACGAGATCCGAGCCCTCCATTACCATTTTGGGACAAAATGCGATTGGCTCTCCACGGAAGATTAACACTTTGCGTGAAGCAGTTAACAGTTTTGCTACATGGTTCATTGGATCCGTACAATACCACGGAGGAGATGGAACTTACATGGACAGGATTGGAACTCGATTGGACGCAGGGAAGAATTATCGTAAAAGGAGATTTGGATGTTTATGTCCGTACGGCCAGCAAATACGATGATTGCAGATTACTTCATTTACCAAATGTACGTTTGAGCATAAAATTAGCGTGGGTTTGCTTAGGTGATCCTAGAGACCATCATGCTGCGATACCTTGTGCTCCGGATAGATTACCGGAATATTCGAGTAATCAAGAGCACGACTCGTTCAGAGCGTTTCGATCTCAAAATTTGAATGTCAGCCTTTCTTTGGAGACGAAGCCAACTGGATCTCCAGCGTTAGCAAGTGCACCAACCGCCTTACTCTACGGCAGCACCCTTAGGTGGTTCGAAAATCTAAAACTCATTCTCTCCGGCGCAACAAGACCAACGAGGAAAGGGCCGCTTTTCAAGAATATCAGACCTAGGAAGAAACAGTTGAGCAGGCATTACAGGAAAGTTCGGTTGACACTGGCTTTCCATCAATTCCATGTTAGTTATTGGATGTCATTCGCTATGCAACGCGGTTTCGAAGTAACTGGTGGAAGAGTGGTATGTAGTTGCGAACACAATTTGTCTTTGCATCCGATCGATGACGGTCTAATACATCGACCGAGAGCTGAATGGTCGGTCGTGTATATGAATTGCGAACTTAGTGATGCGGAAATTTGGTTGAAAAGCGCGCTTCACGAAGATAAGGAGAGCGCATCGCTCCGACAACCGGTTGAAAAGTGTTACTGTTTGAGCGTAGCTCGAGTCAGTTACGGCAGAGAGGCAATGGTAACCGGAGTCACCGGAGGGGATACTCCCACGCATAGACTTGTCGTACACGATTTGAAAGGGGCTTGGACAAAGACGAATAGAGATGTAGCGTTTGCACTTTTTGATTCTTTCATAAAAACTCAGCAGCTGAAGAAAAATCTGTCTACCGCAGCCCTAAAAGGCTTTCACAGAGAAAGTTCATCGACACCGCACAAAAATCGAACAAGATCAGTCGAGGTGCAAAACGTGGCGACACAAGTAAATGCGTCATCCGCCACGAAACCACAACAGGGTGAAGCTGTCGGTATGTTGCAGAGATTAATAGCCGAAGCTGCAAACAAACCGGTTGCATTCAGTGACGATTTATCGGTACAAACGAGAGGTCAACAATTACGTGGACTAGCAGCTTGTCATCAAGATGATGTCCTTCACAAAAATTGGCTAA TCGCCTTAGTGAATAGTCAGGTATTATTGAAAGGTATTGAAACGCGAGGCTACGTGATCTTGTCCGCGGCTAAAGCGGAAATATTGCAAAGAGTTCATCAACCCGTGTGGAAAGAGAGAACTTTAGTATCAAAGACAACCTGGGTCGGATCGTTAGAATGTATGCAGTATTATGCGACTGTCAGTGCCAACATTGACGAAAATATCGACGATAATATAATGTGGTTGACATTAGACAATATACAA GAGAAAGATTCAACTGTGATAGCTGGTTTACCAGATGTGCCAGCGCTGGTTGGTTCAGGACAGAGCGTCGGTGGTGTGGTAAGTCAAACGgttggcggtggcggtggcccTCAACACCAATTACAACGTATCGTTTCGAGATGTAAATGCGAATTCTTCTACGTTGGTTATGGACAAGCTTTAGACGTTGGCTCTATTGATCAAGTTCCACCACCGCCAAGAGAAGAAGTTAGCCCATGGGAAAGGAAAGATCTTTCAGCAGCTGACGCGTTTACATTGATGCATCACGATTTGGATGTTTGCACGAATTCGTTGCAGTACGCTATGATTTTAGATATCGTTAACAATTTGCTTCTTTACGTAGAACCGAGGAGAAAAGAAGCGTCTGAACGTTTGCAGAGAATGCGATTTCAATTGCAGTTACACTCGGTTGAAGATCAAAAACGACCGATTCAACAACTGCAAAATACTGTGCGTGGTTTAGTGGCAAAATTAAGGAGATTGGAGCGTGAGACGTATTTGGTGCAAAAAGCTCTTGCGGAGGAATCTAGCCCTGAGTTATTAGCAGAAATGGAACGGTTAGAAGCTAGAGTTTTCGAATGTAAGGAACAACTCGGAGCAAAAGCGGAAGAACTCGATGTAATGTTAAGCTGTTATAAGGAAACTACCGCCCCAACCACAGCTTCTACCACGTTGAAAGATAAACCGGCAGCAGTTGCTAGAGTAGCAGAAATTTGCTTCAAACACGCTCAGTGGAGATTAACGGATGCAGATGGTCAATTAGGAATCGCCGATCTTATATTAACCAATTTCTTGTACACCAAAACTAGCAAAACCGACGATTCGGTTGAACATCTCCTTGAATTAGGATATGTTAGAATGACAAATTTATTGCCGAATCAAATCTACACGGAGGTATTGACACCCACTGAACTGCAAAGTAATATGCCTGTTGATAGGCAACGAGCTCTTCGCGTTTTCTGTAGAGAAAAAGCACCGGTTGCTGGAATATCCGTCAAAGAACATTTCGAAATCAATGTAGTTCCACTAACGATAG GATTAACGAAAAAGTTTTTCAATACGATGCTCAAATTCTGTTTTCCTGAGAGAGATCCGGAAGGAATAGAGGAGCCACCTGCACCGCAACGAGATTCCTCCTTTTATGTGCCAATCGAAAGAAGGGATGACGtggaaaaaatgaaagaacgagcagataaaaataaactatttatatatatcaaAATACCTGAAGTACCCGTTCGTGTCTCTTATAAg ggaaataaagagaaaaatttGGAAGATGTTCGGGATTTTGCTCTGGTAATACCTACGTTAGAATATCATAATGTTACTTGGACATGGCTCGACCTTCTTTTGGCTATGAAAAGCGATTCTAGACGTGTAATATTAAGTCAAGCTATTAAGCAGAAATTACAAATAAAGCCAAGAGGTCCACAGGAAGAATCCGCTCCGCAAGAAGAAGATAAAGCCCGACTTTTATTAGGTGCCAGACATCTACCGGGTGATGTGAGGAAGAAAAGTGTTTTCAAATTTAAGTAA
- the LOC126921468 gene encoding sesquipedalian-1-like encodes MKINEKNMVAFATSATPVDREGWLNKRGELNRGYQRRWFVLKGNILFYFDRRGDKEPVGMIVLEGCTIELAEDEEQFGFQIVFHGPNNRNYALAAESQESMEQWMKALACASYDYMKLMVAELQRQLDAAEEETTMVMAPAQSPKAPPRQRHNPFNRSELHHRSQSVRSAPGRTENVPRTRITFRELHNMYGRRILADLNEWRHTRKTVEAPLISF; translated from the exons atgaaaataaacGAGAAAAATATGGTAGCTTTTGCAACTTCGGCAACACCAGTAGATCGTGAAGGTTGGTTAAACAAACGTGGTGAATTGAATCGTGGTTATCAAAGAAGATGGTTCGTTCTCAAaggaaatatattattttatttcgacCGACGCGGTGACAAGGAACCTGTGGGCATGATAGTTCTTGAAGGTTGTACTATTGAATTAGCAGAAGACGAAGAACAATTTGGTTTTCAGATCGTATTTCATGGTCCAAATAATAGAAATTATGCTCTTGCAGCAGAATCTCAG GAATCTATGGAGCAGTGGATGAAAGCTTTAGCATGTGCAAGCTATGATTACATGAAATTAATGGTAGCAGAATTACAAAGACAATTGGATGCAGCAGAAGAAGAAACAACAATGGTGATGGCTCCTGCTCAGTCTCCAAAAGCTCCTCCAAGACAACGACATAATCCTTTCAATAGATCTGAGTTGCATCATCGCTCACAGAGCGTTAGATCTGCTCCAGGTAGAACAGAAAATGTTCCAAGAACGAGGATAACATTTCGCGAATTGCATAATATGTATGGTAGAAGGATTTTGGCAGACTTGAATGAATGGAGGCACACGAGAAAAACTGTAGAAGCTCCCTTAATTAGTTTTTAA
- the LOC126921402 gene encoding corepressor interacting with RBPJ 1, whose protein sequence is MGKGFNNYMCKKFFHPASRDNLKRVWMAEQQAEAYKKKQEELRVQYEKEQDLHNNKALLSKESKDKLSVNFMYEPPPGAKKEREKEDNEPEYKFEWQRKYNAPRESYCKGDSEIRDQPFGIQVRNVRCIKCHKWGHINTDKECPLYSQAMSVVMANNSPSTSAPDALALVQQMREDGLALKKSALSAQQHLRVPEHEHLMVSDDEEQSEITFLKTLSKKEKKKLLLKLQQLEKKTKKAEKKKLKEKRNKRKRSNSESETDSSSSSNDSSSDSNTSTSNSSIISSNSSSVNTTDKTLNDYTSKKLKKKQKKKEKADYISNGDSMNRHRKKEKDRTGNHKRRSEFKHERKPKYKKYYGKDVKESKNKDCYIYRKRKFIEFNEDKISENQNKKRTKRS, encoded by the exons ATGGGAAAGGGATTTAATAATTACATGTGCAAAAAATTTTTCCATCCAGCATCTCGAGACAACTTGAAACGA GTATGGATGGCTGAACAACAAGCAGAGGCTTATAAGAAAAAGCAGGAAGAATTACGTGTTCAATATGAAAAGGAACAGGATCTTCACAATAACAA AGCTTTGTTGAGTAAAGAAAGCAAGGATAAGCTTAGCGTAAATTTTATGTATGAACCGCCACCTGgagcaaaaaaagaaagagagaaagaagataaCGAGCCAGAGTATAAATTTGAGTGGCAACGCAAGTACAATGCACCAAGAGAAAGTTATTGTAAAGGAGATAGTGAAATAAGAGATCAACCATTTGGTATTCAAGTACGAAATGTTCGTTGTATCAAGTGTCATAAATGGGGACACATAAATACAG ATAAAGAGTGTCCTCTGTACAGTCAAGCAATGAGTGTAGTAATGGCAAATAATTCACCAAGTACATCTGCTCCAGATGCTTTAGCATTAGTGCAACAAATGAGAGAAGATGGATTAGCACTCAAAAA ATCTGCTCTTAGTGCTCAACAACATTTACGAGTCCCTGAGCATGAACATCTTATGGTATCAGATGATGAAGAGCAATCTGAAATTACATTCTTGAAAACCTtgtctaaaaaagaaaaaaagaagttaTTATT GAAATTACAacaacttgaaaaaaaaaccaAGAAAGcggaaaagaagaaattgaaagagaaaCGAAATAAACGCAAAAGAAGTAATAGCGAATCAGAAACTGACAGTAGTAGCAGCAGCAATGATAGCAGTAGCGATAGTAATACTAGTACTTCGAATTCTAGCATTATAAGTAGTAATAGTAGCTCCGTGAATACCACTGATAAAACTTTAAATGATTATACGTCAAAAAAGCttaagaagaaacaaaagaaaaaggaaaaagcagATTATATTTCAAATGGTGACTCCATGAATCGTCAtcggaaaaaagagaaagatagaaCAGGCAATCATAAGAGAAGAAGTGAATTTAAGCATGAAAGGAAACCCAAATACAAGAAATATTATGGAAAAGATGTGaaagaaagtaaaaataaagattGTTATATCTACAGGAAAAGAAAGTTCATAGAGTTTAACGAAGACAAAATCAGTGAAAATCAAAACAAAAAGAGAACTAAACGATCTTAA
- the LOC126921367 gene encoding ribosomal protein S6 kinase beta-1-like: MAGVFDIELHDGDSISQDESDDDIVENREDEYNHTTNVNTILESDNLERVQLSEQNVNAGQEKTGPQDFELCKILGEGGYGKVFQVKKVTGKDKGSIFAMKVLRKASIIRNQKDTAHTKAERNILEAVKHPFIVNLMYAFQTGGKLYLILEYLCGGELFTYLDREGIFLEDTACFYLSEIILALQHLHNQGIIYRDLKPENILLDGEGHVKLTDFGLCKEHIEEGTVTHTFCGTIEYMAPEILTRSGHGKAVDWWSLGALMFDMLTGMPPFTGDDRRKTIEKILRGKLCLPLYLTPDAKDLIRKLLKRQVSQRLGSGPDDAEQIMNHNFFKHIKWQDVISRKLEPPFKPSLKSADDTSQFDEQFTATVPVDSPVESTLSESANMIFQGFTYVAPSVLEEMCAQPRVVNARSPRKGLLNTEFSGNLHSLSSRSPDAHLHTASHFQQHRHHVVGSNNMEDTEMADIGPLFNF, from the exons ATGGCTGGAGTATTTGACATAGAGTTACATGACGGGGACTCCATAAGTCAAGACGAGTCGGACGATGATATCGTCGAAAATAGAGAA GATGAATACAATCATACTACAAATGTAAATACGATATTAGA ATCTGATAATTTAGAAAGAGTACAGTTATCGGAACAGAATGTTAATGCAGGCCAAGAAAAAACTGGTCCACAAGATTTTGAACTATGTAAAATTCTTGGAGAAGGTGGATATGGAAAAGTTTTTCAAGTTAAAAAAGTGACTGGAAAAGATAAAGGCAGTATTTTTGCTATGAag GTACTACGGAAAGCATCTATCATACGAAATCAAAAGGACACAGCTCATACAAAggcagaaagaaatattttggaAGCAGTAAAA CATCCATTTATCGTTAATTTAATGTACGCATTTCAAACTGGTGGTAAATTATATCTAATTTTGGAATATCTTTGTGGAGGAGAACTCTTCACATACTTAGATAGAGAAGGCATTTTCTTAGAAGATACAGCTTG TTTTTATTTGTCTGAGATTATACTCGCATTGCAACATCTCCATAATCAGGGTATTATTTACAG AGATTTAAAAccggaaaatattttattagacGGCGAAGGTCATGTTAAATTAACAGATTTCGGTCTTTGTAAAGAACATATAGAAGAAGGTACAGTAACGCATACATTTTGCGGAACCATAGAGTATAT GGCACCAGAAATTCTAACGAGAAGCGGACATGGAAAAGCAGTTGATTGGTGGAGTTTAGGTGCTTTAATGTTTGACATGCTTACCGGAATG CCACCATTTACAGGAGATGACAGAAGAAAAACAATTGAAAAGATTTTACGCGGAAAGTTATGTCTACCATTATACCTAACACCCGATGCAAAAGACTTAATACGAAAGTTATTGAAG AGACAAGTGTCACAGAGATTAGGATCTGGGCCTGATGATGCTGAGCAGATTATGAATCATAACTTCTTCAAACATATTAAGTGGCAAGATGTGATTTCACGTAAATTAGAACCCCCTTTCAAGCCTTCATTA AAAAGTGCCGATGATACATCACAATTCGATGAACAATTCACGGCAACTGTACCAGTTGATTCACCGGTAGAAAGTACTTTAAGTGAATCCGCTAATATGATCTTTCAA GGCTTTACATATGTAGCACCCAGTGTCTTGGAGGAGATGTGTGCCCAACCAAGAGTTGTGAACGCTAGAAGCCCACGTAAAGGTCTATTAAATACAGAATTTAGTGGAAATCTTCACAGTTTGTCATCAAGATCACCCGATGCCCATCTCCATACAGCGTCTCATTTTCAACAACATAG GCATCACGTTGTAGGTTCAAATAATATGGAAGATACCGAAATGGCGGATATAGGTccgctttttaatttctaa